ATCAGCCTCGGGTTCGTCGTCCCCTTCGCGTACCTGTGCTGGTGGGTCGGCGGGTTCGGCGCCGCCGACGGGAAGGCGCTGCTGGTGCTCGCCTTGCTGTTCCCGACGGTACCGCAGTACGCGGTCGGCACCTGGTCGCTCCCGGTCGCGACGGCACCCCTCGGGGCGTTTTCGTTTACCGTTCTGACCAACGCCGTCCTCGTCGCGCTTGTGATTCCGCTCGTGCTTGCGGTCCACAACGCGGCTTCCGGACGGTTCACGCGGCTCATGTTCGTCGGCAGACCCGTCGCCTGGGACCGCGTACCGACGACCCACGGCAAGCTGCTGTCGGCGCCCGACGAGGACGCGGGTGGCGGCCTCGACCTCGACGCCCTGCGGATGTACCTGCGCTGGCGCGGCCTGACGCTGGCCCAGCTTCGCGAGCGAGCCGACCGCGCCCGCGATCCCGCGACGCTGCCCGCGGAGCCGAATTCGCCGACCGACGGTGCCGTCGGCGCTCGTCCCCGCACCGACGGCGCCGGTGGGCTCGAGGACGCGGCCGACTCTCACGAGTACGACGACCCCTGGGGCGCGGCGGCGTTTCTTGACGATATCGACGGAACGGCGTACGGAACGACCCCGGCGGAGCTGCGAGAGGGACTCGAGACGCTCGCCGTCCGGGATCGGGTCTGGATTTCGCCGGGACTGCCCTTCCTCGTCCCGCTGTTTCTCGGGCTCGTGATCGCGCTCGTCTACGGCGACGTGTTGCTGGGAACCCTACTGTAGGGACCGTTCGTAGACCGGGACGAGGACGGTCCAGAACAGAACGATCCCTGCTCCGATCACGACGACCGACAGCCAGGGCCACTCGGCGCCGATCGGGAGCCCGCCGAACAGGAGGGCGACGGTTCCGACGAGCAACAGCGCCGAGAGGAGGACGCTCGCGAGTTCGATCGTCGCCGCGACGGGGTTCGCTCGCAGGCGAGCGCCGACGTCGGGAACTGTCATACCCGTAGCTCACACGGCAGGCCCAAAACCCTCACGGCGGTTCCGGATCAGATTCGGGACTCGATGTCGTCGGCGATCCCGTCGAGTTCGTCGTCCGCGAGGTCGGGCGCCTCGCCCGCGACGCCGTGGATCGGGCCGCCGCCGTCGCCCTCGAAGCGGGGGACGATGTGGCAGTGGACGTGTGGCACCTCCTGACCCGCGGCCTCGCCGTTGTTGAAGGCGACTGTCGAGGCGTCGGCGTCGACGCTCTCCTCGACGGCCGGCACCAGCCGGTGGATCGTCGCGTACAGATCCGTCGCGACGTCCCCGGGGACGTCGTTGAGCCGCTCGTACTCGTCTTTCGGGATCACCAGGGTGTGGCCCGGCGCCAGCGGGTTAGCGTCGAGGAAGGCGACGGTGGTCTCGTCCTCGTAGACGATGCGGGCGGGGATCTCTCCCTCGACGATCTGCGTGAAGATCGTGCTCATACGCCAGTGTGTGTCGGCTCGCCGTAAGAAGGTTACCGCTGAACAGCGTGAAAGCCCACGACTTCGGTCGTGGGAGGACGTCAGGATCCGTTGGTCGACACGGAGCGTATTCAACCCTGATTCTTATCACCCTGTGTTTGTTCCTTCCCGACACCGATCGCGACCGCCGAAGTGGGTTCCGTTCTATCCCTCGATCGCCGTCTCGCAGCACGGACCCCGTCGAACCGCCGATAGACGCCGTCGTCGAACGCACCATGAGCCACTTACCTAATCATGCGGACGATCTGGGGCTCGAGGACGGCCTCGAGGCGCTCCGTGCGGAGTCGGATTTCTCGGGCCCGATCGATCCGGCAGACGAGCACGACTCGTACGACCACCTCGCGCTCGTCCACGAGTCCCGCACCGAACAGCTCTCGACGGTGATCCCGTTCGTCGAACGCGGCCTCGAGCGCGGGGAGCGGTGTGTGTACGTCGCGGACGAAACCGAACCCACGGCGATTCTCGAGGGACTCCGGGACGCGGGCGTCGACGTCGACGCCGCGCTGGAATCGGGTGCACTGGCGGTCCACACCGCGGCGGACTCGTTTCTCCGAAACGGGTCGTTCGAGCCGGACGACGCGATCGCCGTTCTCGAGGACGCCATCGCGAACGCCACCGAGGAGTACGACGGGCTCCGGATCGCCAGCGAGATGACCTGGGCGCTGCACGACGCGTCCGTCGAGGCGCTCGTCGAGTACGAGAGTAAACTCAACCGTCTCCTGCCGAACGAGAACGGGATCGCGCTCTGTCAGTACGACCGCGAGCGGTTCCCGCCGTCGGTCCTTCGCGAGATCATCGAGACCCACCCTCATCTGATCTACGACGGAACGGTCTGTCAGAACTTCTACTACGCGCCGCCCGCGGAGGTTTTCGGCTCCGACGAGCCGGAGCGCGAGCTCGATCGAATGATGGGGACGCTGGTCGACCGCACCGAAGCCAGGGCCGAACTCCAGAAACGCCATCGACACCTCGTGCGCCAGAACGAGATCACGGCCGATCCCGACGCCTCGTTCGGCGAGCAGCTCCAGCGGCTGTTCGACCTCGGCTGCGAGCGGTTCGACCTCGAACTCGGCGCGATGGCCCGCGTCGATACCGAGCGCGACCGGTTCGAGGTCGAGTACGCCAGCGACGACCACGAGTATCTCGAGCCCGGCGTCGAGCTACCGCTCTCGGAGACGTTCTGTGCCGGCACCACCGGCGTCGAACCGTCGGAGTGTGTCGACGATCCGGAATCGGACGGGTACGGCGACGCGCGCGTCTACGAGGAGTTCGGGCTGCAGTCGTATCTGGGCACCTACGTCGAAACCGACGCCGGCGCCGACCGCACGTTCTTTTTCGTCTCGTCGGACTCGCGGGACCGTCCGTTCTCGGACGCGGAGCGGACGTTCCACCACCTGATGGCCCAGTGGATCGCCTACGAACT
This genomic window from Natronococcus occultus SP4 contains:
- a CDS encoding A24 family peptidase; amino-acid sequence: MTPLDAATAPDLLRLCAVPVLGWAAVRDVRTRRIPSTLWIPLALLGAVLLVWDGLLARGVSSTIWQYEFLVPAAISLGFVVPFAYLCWWVGGFGAADGKALLVLALLFPTVPQYAVGTWSLPVATAPLGAFSFTVLTNAVLVALVIPLVLAVHNAASGRFTRLMFVGRPVAWDRVPTTHGKLLSAPDEDAGGGLDLDALRMYLRWRGLTLAQLRERADRARDPATLPAEPNSPTDGAVGARPRTDGAGGLEDAADSHEYDDPWGAAAFLDDIDGTAYGTTPAELREGLETLAVRDRVWISPGLPFLVPLFLGLVIALVYGDVLLGTLL
- a CDS encoding MEDS domain-containing protein; the encoded protein is MSHLPNHADDLGLEDGLEALRAESDFSGPIDPADEHDSYDHLALVHESRTEQLSTVIPFVERGLERGERCVYVADETEPTAILEGLRDAGVDVDAALESGALAVHTAADSFLRNGSFEPDDAIAVLEDAIANATEEYDGLRIASEMTWALHDASVEALVEYESKLNRLLPNENGIALCQYDRERFPPSVLREIIETHPHLIYDGTVCQNFYYAPPAEVFGSDEPERELDRMMGTLVDRTEARAELQKRHRHLVRQNEITADPDASFGEQLQRLFDLGCERFDLELGAMARVDTERDRFEVEYASDDHEYLEPGVELPLSETFCAGTTGVEPSECVDDPESDGYGDARVYEEFGLQSYLGTYVETDAGADRTFFFVSSDSRDRPFSDAERTFHHLMAQWIAYELEYEERERALQASNERLEQFAYAASHDLQEPLRMITSYLQLLDRRYGDDLDEDAEEFLAYAVDGADRMRDMIEGLLAYSRIETKGDPFEPVDLNAVLEDVREDLQLAVRESDAEITAEELPRVEADPGQLRQVFQNLLDNAITYSGDDPPRVHVDARRRGERWVVSVHDDGIGIESENSERVFTVFDRLHSHEQYEGTGIGLALCQRIAERHGGEIWVDSEPGEGATFSVALPAVGESPTPSR
- a CDS encoding HIT family protein encodes the protein MSTIFTQIVEGEIPARIVYEDETTVAFLDANPLAPGHTLVIPKDEYERLNDVPGDVATDLYATIHRLVPAVEESVDADASTVAFNNGEAAGQEVPHVHCHIVPRFEGDGGGPIHGVAGEAPDLADDELDGIADDIESRI